Below is a window of Streptomyces spongiicola DNA.
GGATCGCCCCGACGGCCGGACCGGCGCGGATCGCCCCGACGGCCGGAGCCGCGCGGATCGCCCCGACGGCCGGACCGGTCCCGATCGGCGTGCGACGGGAGCCCGGGACCGGGGCGCGGCGTGCGACGGGAGCCCGGACCCGGCACGTCGCGGGCTCGCGTTGCGCGCCTCCCCCAGGGGCGGCAACATGGTCGGACGGCCCACGGCCAGGGCCCCGCCGGTGAACCGGCGGTGACCGCCGGAAACCCCCGGCGTGCAGGCGATGCGGCGATTCCTCCAGATCAGCCGGACATCCCCGGACCGGCTGAGCGGGCGCCTCTGGCGCCATGGAAGTCCGAGCGACTCCACCACGAGACCGATCAGCGTTCTTGCACGAGACGGATCTGCCACTCGGGTACACCGGCGGCGTCGCGGAGGCGGCCGACGCGGACCGTGGTGCGGCACGTCGCGCCCGGCGCCGTCCGGTACGGCGGCCATGTCGGACCGGCACTGCACCGAACGACGACGTGTCCGTTCACTCATCGCTCCGGACGAAGCTGGGAGTGAGCCATGACCACTGGGACCGCGTTGCACTGGATCGACGGCACCTGGGTCGGCGGACCGGGAGGCCGGGACGGAGCCGCAGCCCGTCCGGCGCCGGGGGAGCAGGGGGCGGACGGGCGCGAGATGGCGGCACGGGCGCTCGCGGCGGCCCGGCGGGCCTTCGGCGAGACCCGCTGGAAGGACGACCGGCACCTGCGCGCCAGGACCCTGCACGAGATGGCCGACCTGTTCGCCACCCGCCGCGGGCAGCTCGCCGACGCACTGGCCCAGGTGGACGGCAACAGGCGGCGCGCGCGCTTCGAGGCGGAGACGGTGCCGTCGCGGCTGCGGTACTTCGCCTCGCTCGTACGCACCGAGCACGGCCGCGCCCTCGAAGCCGCCCCGGGGCAGGGCTCCCTCGTCCTGCGGCGCCCCCGCGGGGTGGTGGGAATCGTCGTGCCGCGCCGGTCCCCGGTCGTCCTGCTCGTCTGCTCCCTGGCCCCGGCCCTGGCGGCCGGCACGACGAGCGTGGTGCGGATGCCGGGGCAGACGGCCCGCGTCAACGCCCTGGTCTTCGGGATCTTCTCGGAGACCGAGTCGCTGCCGCGCGGCGTCGTGAACGGCTTCACGGAGGACGACGGGGCGGGCGCGCGGTATCTGGTCGCCGCCGCCGATGTGCCGTGCGCCCCCGACGGGGCCGCCCGGGAAGCGTCGGCGATGGACGACTTCGTCGAGTGCGAGCGGGTGACGATCACCCCGGGGACCATCCAGCGATAGCGCCCCCTCATGGCCCGCCGGTCGCCGGTCGCCAGCCGCCAGCCGCCAGCCGCCGGTCGCCGGCCTCCGGTCGCCGCGCCCGCCGCCGGTGCCGCTCGGTCCACCCGAAGCGCTCCGCGCCCGGGCGCGGACAGGCGGCCGGCTTCCGGGAGCTGAAGGGCCGTTCGCCGCGGCGGGCCTACGGGGACGTCGTCGCGCAGCCGCAGCCGCAGCCGCAGCCGCAGTTCGGCGGATCGGGGGGATCGGCGGATCGGCGTGATCGACGGGATCGGCGGCCGGCCCCGGACCGCTCGCGGTCGTCGGCAGCCTCACTCCCGCACGCGTGCGATGAGCAGCCCTGACGGACTTGTCCTCGGCTGCCCCGGCCGGCTCACTCCCGCACGCGTGCGATGAGCAGTGCCACGTCGTCCTCCACCGTCCCCCGCCGCAGGGCGCGCAGCAGCCGGTCGCAGGTCTCCTCCAGCCCCGCGGCCGGCCCCGCCATCAGGGTGAGCAGCACATGCAGCCGGGCGTCGATGTCCTCGTCGCGGGTCTCCACCAGGCCGTCGGTGTAGAGGACGAGCGTGTCCCCGGGGCGCAGGGCGAAGCAGACCGAGCGGAACTCCACTCCGCCGACGCCCAGCGGCACCCCGGTCGGCAGGTCGAGCAGCACCGGCGCCTCACCGGGCCGCAGCAGCACCGGCGGCAGATGCCCGGCCGTGGAGACGCACAGCCGGCCCCGGTGCGGGTCGTACAGCGCGTACAGGCACGTCGCGATGTACGGCTCCAGCCCGGCGGTGATCGAGTCCAGGTGCCGCAGCACCTCCTCGGGCCCCAGACCCAGCGAGGCGAGGGTCTGGGTCGCGGTGCGCAGCCGCCCCATCGCCGTCGCCGCGTTGATCCCGCTGCCCATCACATCCCCCACCACCAGCGCGGTCTTGCCGTCGCCGAGGGGGAGGATGTCGAACCAGTCGCCGCCGACCTCGCTGACCGCCCCCGCGGGCTGGTACCGGGAGGCCACCTCCAGCCCCACCAGGTTGGGCGGGTGCCGCGGCAGCAGACTGCGCTGGAGGGCCAGCGCCGCGTCGCGCTGCTGCTGGTACCAGCGGGCGTTGTCGATGCACACCGCCGCCCGGCTCGCCAGCTCCCCGGCCAGCAGCACGTCGTCGGCGTCGAACGGCACCGGGTTGCGGAACCGCTTGAGGTCGAGCGCACCCAGCACCACCCCGCGGGCGATCAGCGGCACCGCCAGGTACGAGTGCACCCCCGCCGCCGCCAGCAGCACCGACGCGGCCGCGTCCCGCGCGATCCGCGGCAGGTCCCCGCCGGCCACACGCGGCACCACGATCGGCTCACCCGTCCGCACGCACCGGGTGACCAGCCGGTCGGCGTCGTAGCAGGTGAGTTCGCCCGGCGGGTCGGCCGCCTGCACCGCGACGGTCGGGTGCGCCGCCGACACGGCGAGCGCGCGGAACACCGCCGTGCCGTCGGCCGGCACCGACTCGCGCCGCCCCTCGACCGCCGAGTCGAGCACGTCCACGGCGGCGATGTCGGCGAGTTCCGGCACGGCCACGTCGGCCAGTTCCCGGGCGGTCTCCCACAGATCCAGGGTGGTGCCGATCCGCATCGACGCGTCGGCGACCAGGGCGAGCCGGTGCCGGGCCCGTTCCGCCTCCCTGGCGGCATGGTGCCGGTCCGTCACGTCCACCACGGACAGCGCGACGCCGAGGATCCGGCCGCGGGCGTCCTCCAGCCGGTAGAGGGACACCGACCAGGCGTGCTCGGTGTCCTGGTCGGACGGTGTGCGCCCCAGCACCTGGCGGTCCACCATGGGCGTGCCGGTCTCCAGCACCCGGCGCATGGCCGCCTCGAGCCGGACGGCGTCCAGGAACGGCAGGGTCTCGCTCACCCGGCGGCGCACATGCTGCTCCGCCGGAAGCCCGCTGACTGCCGCCAGCGCCGGGTTGACCGTCACACAGCGCAGATCGGGGTCGAGCACGGCGAGGCCGATCGGCGACTGGTCCACCAGCCGTACCGACAGCGCCAGGTCGCGCTCCACCTGGCGCAGGGCCTCCTGACTGGTGGACAGCCCCAGGGCGTAGAAGCCGCCGTGCCGGTCCTGGAGCCGCATGTTGCGGAACTCCAGCAGCCGGACCGCGCCGTCCTTGTGCCTGACGGGGAACACCCCGGCCCAGTTCTCGCCGCTCTCCATCACGCTGGAGAAGAGGTCGAAGACGGTCCCGAAGTGCTCCTCCTCGACCAGCAGCCGCAGCGCGTACTGCCCGAGCGCCTCCTGAGCGGTGTAGCCCAGCAGCTCCTCGGCCTGACGGCCCCACAGGGCGATCCGCCCCTCCGCGTCCAGTACCACCGGCGCCAGTCCGAGGACGTCGAGCAGCCCGCCGGGCGGTGCGGGGCCGGCCTCCACGCTCGGTACCGGGTCACCGGGGAACGCTTCGGTGCCACCCATCCGCAGCCGCTCCTCCCGCCACCGTCACAGGGCTTTTGCGCAGGTCATGACCGCCCCGCCGGAAACCTGGGCGCTTGCGCTCTCCATCGTCCCCCCGCGTCCGGATCCGTGCAGCCCCGGACCCACCGGTCAGCCCGGCAGCTCCTGCTCGGTCCAGACGGTCTTGCCCTCACGCGCGTGGCGGGTCCCCCACCTCGACGTCAGTTGGGCCACGAGCAGCAGCCCGCGGCCGCCCTCGTCGGTGCTGCGGGCCCGCCGCAGATGCGGCGAGGTGCTGCTGGGGTCGGAGACCTCGCAGATCAGCCGGTGCAGACGGATCAGCCGCAGGGTCACCGGGCCGCCCGCGTAGCGGTAGGCGTTGGTGACGAGCTCGCTCACCACCAGCTCCGTCGTGAAGGCCATCTCCTCCAGACCCCACTCGGTCAGCTTCCCGGCGGTCAGCGCCCTGGCCCGGGCCGGGGCGGTCGGCTCGGCGGGCAGCACCCAGGTCGCGACCTGCTCGGGCGCCAGGGTGCGGGTCCTGGCCAGCAGCAGCGCCACGTCGTCGGCGGGCCGCGCGGGCAGCAGCGTGTCCACCACCGACCGGGCCATGTCCTCCAGCGGCCGGACCGGGCCGCCGAGGGCCTCCGACAGCCGGTCGAGACCGGCCTCGATGTCGTGCGCGTCGCCCTCGACCAGCCCGTTGGTGTAGAGGGCGAGCACGCTGTTCTCCGGCAGCTCCAGCTCCTCGGACTCGAACGGCAGCCCACCGAGGCCCAGCGGGGGCCCGGCCGGCAGGTCGGGCAGGCTCACCCGGCCCTCCGGCGTGACGAGCGCGGGCGGCGGGTGGCCCGCGCGGGCCACGGAGCAGATCCGCGACACCGGGTCGTACACGGCGTACAGGCAGGTGGCGCCCACCACCTGCTCGCCGGGACCGTCGTCGTCGCCCTGCTCCTGCTCACCGGCCAGCCGCGTCACCAGGTCGTCCAGGTGGGACAGCACCTCGTCAGGTTCCAGGTCCAGATCGGCCAGGGTGTGCACCGCCGTCCGCAGCCTTCCCATCGTCGCCGCGGCGTTGATGCCGTGTCCGACGACGTCGCCGACGACCAGCGCCACCCGGGCCCCGGAGAGCGGGATCACGTCGAACCAGTCGCCCCCGACCCCCGCGGAGCCGCCCGCCGGCAGATACCGGTGCGCCACCCGCACCGCCGGCTGCGAGGGCACCTCGCGCGGCAGCAGACGGCGCTGCAGAGCGAGCGCCGTCCGGTGCTCCTGGGTGTACCGGCGGGCGTTGTCGATGGCGACCCCGGCCCGGGCCGCGAACTCGTTCGCCAACGTCAGGTCGTCCTCTTCGAACGGCTCCGGGACGGCGTACCGCCACAGGCACACGAGTCCCAGCACCAGGCCCCGGGCGGTCAGCGGTACGACCATCAGCGAATGGACGCCCAGCGCTCGCGCCCGCCCGGCCCGCTCGGGGTCCAGACCCAGCTCCGCGCCGTCCCCGTCCAGGCGGGCCACCAGCACCGGGCGCCTGGTCACCAGGGCCCGGGCCTGCGGTGAGTCCGCGGGGAAGGACCTGAGCGTTCCCACCGGGTACATCACCCGCTCCGGAAACGGCGCGACCGACTTGAACGCGGCCCGCCGCAGGGGGTCGCCGCGCTCCGGGAGCAGCGCCTCGCCGAGCCCGACCGCCGGCAGGAGGTCGACCGTCACACAGTCGGCGATACCGGGCACGGCGACGTCCACCAGCTCCTGCGCCGTGGCCTCCACGTCCAGCGTGGTGCCGATGCGCTCGCTCGCCTCGTTCAGCATCGCCAGCCGGCGGCGTGCCCGGTGCCGGTCGGTGACGTCCTCCACCAGCTGGGTCACCCCGAGCGTGCGGCCGGCCGAGTCCTCCATACGGAACGCCGACACCGCGACGTAGCGCTCGGCACCGGGATCGGCGAGCAGCCGGCACGACTGCTCCGTGAAGATCATCGGCCTCCCGGTCTCCAGGACCTCGCTGAGCCGGGACTCGATCGTCTCGGCGTCCGCGGCCACCAGGAAGTCACCGATGCGCCGTCCCCGGGCCTGGTCGGAGGTGATGCCGCCGATGTGCGCTATCGGCCGGTTGACCCGCAGGATCGCCAGCTCCGGGTCGTGCACCGACAGGCCGATGGGGGAGCGGCGGAACAGCCCCTCCATGACCGACCGGTCGATCTCCCACCGGGCGACCTCCTCCGCCGGCGCGCCCAGCAGCAGCCACTCGTCCGTCTGGTCCGCCTGGTCCGCCCGGTCCGTTCGGCCCGCCCGTGCCACCCGTGCCACCCGTGCCACCCGTGCGGCCCGGACACCGAAACGGGACCTTCGGCCCTCCCGGTCGAGGACCGGCAGCACCCCGAACCAGCTTCCGTCCCGCACACAGCCCGCCGCGGCCTCCCGTACGAGGTCGCGGTCGCGGACGGCGACGAGGAAGTCCTCCGCGCAGCGGCCGAGGGCCTGCTCGTCGGTGAATCCCAGGAGTTCGCGCGCACGCTCGCTCCAGCCGACCACCGATCCCCGCCCGTCCAGTACGACGGAGAGGGCCCGCCCCAGCGAGAACGGGTCCTCCGGGCTCTCACCGATCAGGGTCACGGATCCGGTCATCACTCCCATGCTCCACCGGCTCCGATGGTTGCGCACGCCCCGTGGCCCGTCCGGCACCGCCTCACCGGGCGGTTCCCGGTACGGCACCCGCGGGCACGCCGCGGCGGACCGGCGCGGGCGCGACGCGGGCGGGGCCTCGGCGAGGTGCTCCCGCATGCGGCCTCGACCGCAGCGGCGCACCCCGGAGCCCTGGCGGCCGCCCGCCCGTGCAGTGTGCTCCCCGGCAGCCACCGCTGCCAACGGGTGTGCACGCACTCGTCCTCCACCGGGGGTGGGCGCGAGGCATTCGTCCTCTCCGGGACGTGTCGGGGCGCACTCGTCCTCCCCGGTGTCCCGGGCCGGGTCGCCTCCCCGGGCCGTCGCCCTCCCGGGCGGTGCGTCGCTTCTCGGTCCGTGTCGCTTCCCCGGGCGGTGCGTCGCTTCTCGGTCCGTGTCGCTTCCCCGGGCGTGGTGCGACTCGCCCGTGTCGCTGTTGGGCCGAACGGGTGAGGGGCGCGAAGATGGTCGCATGAGCAGGTACGAGAGGTTCGACGTCACCGACGAGCAGTGGGAGGGCCTGGCCCAGGTCGTGCCGCTGCGGGGCCGCAACGAGTGGCCGTCACACGTGGACCACCGGACGCTTCCCCGCGACGGCGTCGCCGCGCAGGCCGCCGAGGCGGAGCAGCGCCGGATGGTCGTGCTGCGCGTGCAGGTCTTCGCCGACGCCCGCGAGGTCGCCGAGTACCTCCTCGCCCGGGTCCCGGTGCTGCTCGACCTCACGAGCGCGGACACCGAAGTCGCCAAGCGCATCCTCGACTTCAGCAGCGGGGTCGTCTTCGGGCTCGGCTGCGGGATGCACCGTGTGGACCGCAACGTGTTCCTGCTCGCGCCCGTCGGCACGGAGGTCGACGGTCTCGCGGAGACCGCCGTCCCCCATTCTTAGGAAGCGCTTCGAGAGGTACCGGTTCGGCGTCCGGACCTGTGCGGCGTCCGCCGCGTGGACCCATCCGCCGGCCGCCCCGTCGTCACCGAACCGCGCCACCCCTCCTTCGCCGCGTGCCGGGGGAGGGGCGGCGAGGTCGCGGCGCCCTGGCGGTCGCGCTCCAGCGGACCCGCCGCGAGTGCCCCGCCGCCAGGTCGGGCCGGCATCGGCCGTTCGTGCGGGATGCGCCTTGGCTGCCGCACGGTTCGGGACTCTGATCGGGCCGGCCGGCGCGACCGTCTGCGCGGAGAGGCATCCGAGGCTGGCGGGAGATGGGAGAGGCAGGAGAGACCGCAGAGGTGGCAGAGACCGCAGAGGTGGCAGAGACAGGTGAGGTGGGAGAGATGGGAAGGCAGGAGAGGGCCGGAGAGGCGGGAGAGGCGGGAGAGAGTGGGGAACGTCGCGGCCGCCCGGGAGATCCGCGGTGTGGCGGTGGCAGACCTGGTGCGTTGACGGAACCGGACGTGCGGGCGTTGCAGCGCAGACTGGCCGAGTTCGCCGCGGCGCGGAACTGGCAGCCGTACCACACACCGAAGAACCTCGCCGTGGCGCTGACGGTCGAGGCGGCGGAACTCGTGGAGATCTTCCAGTGGCTGACGCCGGAGGAGTCGGCACGGGTGATGGACGACCCGCAACAGGCCCACCGGGTGGCCGACGAGGTCGCCGACGTACTCGCGTATCTGCTCCAGTTCTGCGAGGTGGTCGGGGTCGACGTGCTCCGGGCGCTCTCGGACAAGATCGACCGGAATGAGCTCCGTTTCCCGCCCGCTGAACGGGCGTCCGGCGGTCCCGCAACTCGAGATCGTCACTCTCCGGAGTGATTGACCTTTCCTCAAGCGGCCACCTGTCCACAGATTTCCGAATTCCCCTGGCTTTTCGTCTGGAGGTCATTCACTCTGGGTAGTGACTCAGTGGGCAGAAAGTCGTACGAACGGGGGCGGCGTCCATGGATGCGGAACGGCTCGTGGCGATCGGCAGGCGCGCACTCGCGGAGTGCCGCGTGGCGTTCGACGTCGTGGCGGAGGCCTGGCAGGCCCAGGCCCTCGCGCAGGCGGTCGGAGGCCTGCTGGCGGTGAGCGGGCCCCAGGAGCTGAGAGGCGAGGCGCGCGGGTTGAGCGAGGCAAGCGGCCGGGCCGGCATACTCGCCGACCCGGCCGCCCTGCGCTCGGGTGGCCCGAGAGCCGCGCAGCTCACGGAAGTCGCCAATCCCTGGCGGGCGTTGGATGCTCTCGGGACCCTGCTCGGCGAGGTCGGCATAGCGCTCGTCGGCGTCGCCTGCGACACGGACGAGGAGGGCCTCTACTGGCAGTGCATCGAGGCGATCGACGCCGCGGACGAGTCCAGCGACCACGTCCGCGCCATGCTCCAGCGCCTCGCCCTGTGCGAGCGCGACCGGGAGCGCCGAAGAGACCGCGACCGGGAGTGGGCGGCCGGTGCGGCGCTCGGCGGTGAGAGAGCCGCCCGCAGCCCGGACCCGGCGGAGCCGACGGCAAGCCCTCCCTGAGCCGAAGGCGCCCGTGCACTGTGCCGAGCGTGCACTGCCCCGCCCGTGCGCTGCGCCGAGCGTGCGCTGGCCCGCCCGTGCACTGTCCCGCCCGTGCACTGCGCCACGCGGCCGGGGCTCCGCGGCCGCCGTGTGGCCCACCGGGACCCGGCACGGCGCGACCACCCGGGTGCGGTGCGACCGGGTGCGGTACGACCGGTGGGGCGGTCCCGTTGCCCGGCCCTGCCCGGGCACGGGCTGAGCGGCGACCCGCGGTGCGGGGCAGGATGGATGAATGGACCTTCGCATCTTCACCGAACCCCAGCAAGGCGCCTCCTACGACACCCTGCTCACCGTGGCCAGAGCCACTGAGAACCTCGGCTTCGACGCCTTCTTCCGCTCGGACCACTTCCTCAGCATGGGGTCGGCAGACGGCCTGCCCGGACCTACCGACGCCTGGATCACCCTGGCCGGGCTCGCCCGCGAGACCAGCCGGATCAGGCTGGGCACGCTGATGACGGCCGGCACCTTCCGGCTGCCCGGTGTGCTCGCCATCCAGGTCGCGCAGGTCGACCAGATGTCCGGCGGCCGCGTCGAACTCGGGCTCGGCGCCGGCTGGTTCGAGGAGGAGCACCGGGCCTACGGCATCCCCTTCCCCAAGGAGAGATTCGCCCGCCTCGAGGAGCAACTCGCCATCCTCACAGGCCTGTGGGGCACGGAGACCGGCAAGACCTTCAGCCATGACGGGCGCTACTACCGGCTGGAGGACTCTCCGGCGTTGCCCAAGCCCGCCCAGCGGAAGGTCCCCGTGCTGATCGGCGGCCACGGCGCCACCCGCACCCCGCGGCTGGCGGCGCGGTACGCCGACGAGTTCAACATCCCCTTCGCGTCGCCACAGGACACGGAGCGCCAGTTCGGCCGCGTCCGCGCGGCTGCCGAGGCGGCCGGGCGTCCCCCGGGCGACCTCGTGTACTCCAACGCCCTCGTCGTCTGCGTGGGCAGGGACGACGCGGAGGTCTCCCGCCGCGCCGCCGCCATCGGCCGCGAGGTCGACGAACTCAGGTCCAACGGCCTCGCCGGGTCGCCCGCCGAGGTCGTCGACAAGCTCGGCCGGTACGCCGCCGCCGGCTCTTCCCGTGTCTACCTCCAGGTCCTCGACCTGCACGACCTCGACCACTTGGAGCTCATCTCCTCGCAGGTCCGGTCCCAGCTGGACTGAAGCCACCCGCTGTCCCACCCGCTGTCCCACCCGCTGTCCGGGACGCTGTACGGTACGCCGCCCCGGACGCCGTCAACGGAGCCGCCAGTGAAGCCCGCCCGCAGTCTCGCCGCCGCCCTCGCCGGGGACGGCCCGCTCGTCCTCGACGGCGGACTCTCCAACCAACTGGAGGCACAGGGCTGCGACCTGTCCGACGACCTCTGGTCGGCACGGCTGCTCGCCGACCGGCCCGAGCAGATCGAGGCCGCGCACACGGCTTATGTGCGGGCGGGCGCCCAGGTGCTCGTCACCTCCAGCTACCAGGCCACCTACGAGGGGTTCGCCCGGAGCGGCGTCCGGCGTGACGAGGCGGCCGGGCTCCTCGCCCGCAGCGTGGCGCTCGCACGCGCGGCCGCGGAGCGGGCGGCCCGGGAGGTGTGGGTGGCCGCTTCGGTGGGACCGTACGGCGCGATGCTCGCCGACGGCAGCGAGTACCGGGGCCGCTACGGACTGACGGTGCGGGAACTGGAGGCCTTCCACCGTCCCCGTGTCGAGGCCCTCGCCCGGGCCGGCCCGGACGTCCTCGCCCTGGAGACCGTGCCGGACAGCGACGAGGCGACGGCCCTGCTGCACGCCACCGCGGACACCGGCGTGCCGGTCTGGCTCTCCTACACGATCGAGGGCGGACGCACCCGCGCAGGCCAGGACCTCGGGGCGGCCTTCGCTCTGGCCGCGGGCCACCACCATGTCATCGCCGTCGGCGTCAACTGCTGCGAACCCGCCGACGCGGACCGCGCCGTGGAGACCGCCGCCCGCGAGACCGGCAGACCGGTCGTGGTCTATCCCAACAGCGGGGAACGGTGGGACGCCCGCGCCCGTGCATGGTCCGGCGGCATCACCTTCGACCCGGCACGGCTGCCCGAATGGGCCGCCGCCGGGGCCCGCCTGGTCGGCGGATGCTGCCGCGTCGGACCGGACCGCATCGCCGCCCTCGCGTCGCGCACCCGGGCCTCACACCGGTCGAGCGGGGACGACGCCCGGACATGAGCGCGACCAGGATTCCCGGACCCGGTGCGAACGCGGCCGTCTGCCGCAGAGCGCGCGGCTTCAGCCAGGCCGCCCTCGCCCGGCGGTGAGAAGCAGCGGCCGGCCGCCGACGGGCGAGCCCCACCGCTGCCACGGTGGCTCCCCGCGACGAGGCCGGAACCTTCCGGAACTCGGTTGACCTCGGGGTGGCCCGGCCATCGTGGACCGCGCCGTCGTTGAGGCCGAGTCCACCCTTGAGTGCCGCGACCGCGCGTTCGGCCCGGCTCGCCCCAGGACCCGGTACCGTCGCGCCCCCGGACCGTAACCCCCTTCCGTAACCCCCCTCCGCGAGCCCTGCGCGAGCACCGCGCGGGCCGTCGCGGGCCGTCGCGGGCCCGCCCGAGTCCCGGTGGCCCGCGTGCCCGCCGCACGCCCGGGAGGACCGGCCGTGGGACCGGCCGTGGGACCTGCCGCAGACCGGTCGTGGGACCGGTCGTGGGACCTGCCGCAGACCGGTCGTGGGACCGGTCGTGGGGCCGGCCGGTGGAGCCACCTCGCCTGCGGGCCCGCCGGCGAACGCTCCGCACGTCCGCCCGCTGACCGGGACGACTGCGACGGTCCGGGCGTTCTCCGAGTGAAGTGACCTCCGGACGGCCAGGATGGGGGCATGGGATTCCATGTCGACTCCGAGACCGGGCTTCTGCGCCGGGTCATTCTGCACCGGCCGGATCTGGAGCTGAAGAGGCTCACGCCGAGCAACAAGGACGCGCTGCTCTTCGACGACCTGCTCTGGGTCCGGCGCGCCCGCCAGGAGCACGACGGCTTCGCCGACGTGCTGCGCGACCGGGGTGTCGCCGTCCATCTCTTCGGCGATCTGCTGCGGGAGTCGCTGGAGATCCCCGCGGCGCGCGAACTCGTCCTGGACCGGGTCTTCGACGAGAAGGAGTACGGTCCGCTCGCCACGGACCATCTGCGCGCCGCCTTCGACGACATGGACACCCGGGCGCTCACCGAGGCGCTCATCGGCGGCGTGACGAAACGGGAGTTCCTCGCCGGCCACTCCGAGCCGTCCTCCGTCCGATTCCACGTCATGGATCTCGACGACTTCCTGCTCGGTCCCCTGCCCAACCACATCTTCACCCGCGACACCTCCGCGTGGATCTACGACGGCGTCTCCATCAACGCCATGCGCTGGCCCGCCCGCCGGCGAGAGACCGTGCACTTCGAGGCGATCTACAAGCACCATCCGCTGTTCACCGGCCCGGAGGCGGGGGAGTTCCACCACTGGTCCGAGGGCCAGGACGACTACCCCTCCACCATCGAGGGCGGCGACGTACTCGTCATCGGCAACGGAGCGGTGCTCATCGGCATGAGCGAGCGCACCACCCCCCAGGCCGTGGAGATGCTCGCCCGGGGACTGTTCGCGGCGGGCTCCGCCCGGACGATCGTCGCGCTCGACATGCCCAAGCGCCGAGCGTTCATGCACCTGGACACGGTGATGACGATGGTGGACCACGACACGTTCACCCAGTACGCGGGGCTGGGCATGCTGCGCTCGTACACGATCGAGCCGGCGGCGGGCGACCGGGCCGTGTCCCTGCGGGTCACCGACCATCCGCCGGAGCACATGCACAGCGCGATCGCGGCGGCCCTCGGGCTCAAGGACATCCGGGTGCTCACCGCGACGCAGGACGTGCACTCGGCGGAACGGGAGCAGTGGGACGACGGCTGCAACGTCCTCGCCGTCGAGCCCGGGGTGGTCGTCGCGTACGACCGCAATGTCACGACCAACACCCATCTGCGCAAGCAGGGGATCGAGGTGATAGAGATCCCGGGAAGCGAACTCGGCCGCGGCCGGGGCGGTCCGCGCTGTATGAGCTGCCCGGTCGAGCGGGGCGCCGTCCAGCCGCCCTCCTGACGCCTGCCCGTCGGCACCCGGCCCCGTCCCGTGCCCGCCGCCCTCCTGACGCCTGTCCGTCGGCACCCGGCCCCTGCCCGTCGGCACCCGCCCCGTCCCCTGCCCGCGGGCACCCGCCCCCTGACGTCCGC
It encodes the following:
- a CDS encoding nucleotide pyrophosphohydrolase: MTEPDVRALQRRLAEFAAARNWQPYHTPKNLAVALTVEAAELVEIFQWLTPEESARVMDDPQQAHRVADEVADVLAYLLQFCEVVGVDVLRALSDKIDRNELRFPPAERASGGPATRDRHSPE
- a CDS encoding SpoIIE family protein phosphatase, which gives rise to MTGSVTLIGESPEDPFSLGRALSVVLDGRGSVVGWSERARELLGFTDEQALGRCAEDFLVAVRDRDLVREAAAGCVRDGSWFGVLPVLDREGRRSRFGVRAARVARVARVARAGRTDRADQADQTDEWLLLGAPAEEVARWEIDRSVMEGLFRRSPIGLSVHDPELAILRVNRPIAHIGGITSDQARGRRIGDFLVAADAETIESRLSEVLETGRPMIFTEQSCRLLADPGAERYVAVSAFRMEDSAGRTLGVTQLVEDVTDRHRARRRLAMLNEASERIGTTLDVEATAQELVDVAVPGIADCVTVDLLPAVGLGEALLPERGDPLRRAAFKSVAPFPERVMYPVGTLRSFPADSPQARALVTRRPVLVARLDGDGAELGLDPERAGRARALGVHSLMVVPLTARGLVLGLVCLWRYAVPEPFEEDDLTLANEFAARAGVAIDNARRYTQEHRTALALQRRLLPREVPSQPAVRVAHRYLPAGGSAGVGGDWFDVIPLSGARVALVVGDVVGHGINAAATMGRLRTAVHTLADLDLEPDEVLSHLDDLVTRLAGEQEQGDDDGPGEQVVGATCLYAVYDPVSRICSVARAGHPPPALVTPEGRVSLPDLPAGPPLGLGGLPFESEELELPENSVLALYTNGLVEGDAHDIEAGLDRLSEALGGPVRPLEDMARSVVDTLLPARPADDVALLLARTRTLAPEQVATWVLPAEPTAPARARALTAGKLTEWGLEEMAFTTELVVSELVTNAYRYAGGPVTLRLIRLHRLICEVSDPSSTSPHLRRARSTDEGGRGLLLVAQLTSRWGTRHAREGKTVWTEQELPG
- a CDS encoding DUF6099 family protein; the encoded protein is MDAERLVAIGRRALAECRVAFDVVAEAWQAQALAQAVGGLLAVSGPQELRGEARGLSEASGRAGILADPAALRSGGPRAAQLTEVANPWRALDALGTLLGEVGIALVGVACDTDEEGLYWQCIEAIDAADESSDHVRAMLQRLALCERDRERRRDRDREWAAGAALGGERAARSPDPAEPTASPP
- a CDS encoding SpoIIE family protein phosphatase — encoded protein: MGGTEAFPGDPVPSVEAGPAPPGGLLDVLGLAPVVLDAEGRIALWGRQAEELLGYTAQEALGQYALRLLVEEEHFGTVFDLFSSVMESGENWAGVFPVRHKDGAVRLLEFRNMRLQDRHGGFYALGLSTSQEALRQVERDLALSVRLVDQSPIGLAVLDPDLRCVTVNPALAAVSGLPAEQHVRRRVSETLPFLDAVRLEAAMRRVLETGTPMVDRQVLGRTPSDQDTEHAWSVSLYRLEDARGRILGVALSVVDVTDRHHAAREAERARHRLALVADASMRIGTTLDLWETARELADVAVPELADIAAVDVLDSAVEGRRESVPADGTAVFRALAVSAAHPTVAVQAADPPGELTCYDADRLVTRCVRTGEPIVVPRVAGGDLPRIARDAAASVLLAAAGVHSYLAVPLIARGVVLGALDLKRFRNPVPFDADDVLLAGELASRAAVCIDNARWYQQQRDAALALQRSLLPRHPPNLVGLEVASRYQPAGAVSEVGGDWFDILPLGDGKTALVVGDVMGSGINAATAMGRLRTATQTLASLGLGPEEVLRHLDSITAGLEPYIATCLYALYDPHRGRLCVSTAGHLPPVLLRPGEAPVLLDLPTGVPLGVGGVEFRSVCFALRPGDTLVLYTDGLVETRDEDIDARLHVLLTLMAGPAAGLEETCDRLLRALRRGTVEDDVALLIARVRE
- a CDS encoding cell division protein SepF, which gives rise to MSRYERFDVTDEQWEGLAQVVPLRGRNEWPSHVDHRTLPRDGVAAQAAEAEQRRMVVLRVQVFADAREVAEYLLARVPVLLDLTSADTEVAKRILDFSSGVVFGLGCGMHRVDRNVFLLAPVGTEVDGLAETAVPHS
- a CDS encoding aldehyde dehydrogenase family protein, coding for MTTGTALHWIDGTWVGGPGGRDGAAARPAPGEQGADGREMAARALAAARRAFGETRWKDDRHLRARTLHEMADLFATRRGQLADALAQVDGNRRRARFEAETVPSRLRYFASLVRTEHGRALEAAPGQGSLVLRRPRGVVGIVVPRRSPVVLLVCSLAPALAAGTTSVVRMPGQTARVNALVFGIFSETESLPRGVVNGFTEDDGAGARYLVAAADVPCAPDGAAREASAMDDFVECERVTITPGTIQR
- a CDS encoding LLM class F420-dependent oxidoreductase, with protein sequence MDLRIFTEPQQGASYDTLLTVARATENLGFDAFFRSDHFLSMGSADGLPGPTDAWITLAGLARETSRIRLGTLMTAGTFRLPGVLAIQVAQVDQMSGGRVELGLGAGWFEEEHRAYGIPFPKERFARLEEQLAILTGLWGTETGKTFSHDGRYYRLEDSPALPKPAQRKVPVLIGGHGATRTPRLAARYADEFNIPFASPQDTERQFGRVRAAAEAAGRPPGDLVYSNALVVCVGRDDAEVSRRAAAIGREVDELRSNGLAGSPAEVVDKLGRYAAAGSSRVYLQVLDLHDLDHLELISSQVRSQLD